The following coding sequences lie in one Haloarcula marina genomic window:
- a CDS encoding metallophosphoesterase family protein, whose protein sequence is MPWFQKLSAYGVAVGHTHLQHAATTDGRPLVNPGSVGQPGEKHPDAAYGVLDTNENTVDLRRSVTISTAVSRKSKQRGCRPKPGHVC, encoded by the coding sequence ATACCGTGGTTCCAGAAGCTTAGTGCGTACGGCGTCGCTGTCGGCCACACGCATCTCCAACACGCGGCCACCACCGACGGCCGCCCTCTCGTCAACCCCGGAAGCGTCGGCCAACCGGGAGAGAAGCATCCCGACGCCGCTTACGGCGTGTTGGATACGAACGAGAACACAGTCGACCTCCGGCGGTCAGTTACGATATCGACCGCGGTATCGCGGAAGTCGAAGCAGCGGGGCTGCCGACCGAAACCGGGACACGTCTGCTGA
- a CDS encoding MarR family transcriptional regulator, producing MVSSVHESVQADPNWVTLLENVYGASETDRRVFAVIADVDGPVTVDEIAERIHRHRSTVSRSLTRLVDAGLIERMTRDDSGPSYRYVYRMRDADALADEMHRLLSAWYVRMDERIGEFARQSA from the coding sequence ATGGTGTCCTCCGTTCACGAGTCAGTGCAGGCTGATCCTAACTGGGTGACTCTGCTGGAGAACGTGTACGGGGCCAGTGAGACTGACCGGCGTGTCTTCGCTGTCATCGCCGATGTGGACGGCCCAGTGACGGTCGACGAGATCGCCGAACGAATCCACCGTCATCGGTCGACGGTGTCTCGGTCGCTCACCCGGCTCGTCGACGCAGGCCTCATAGAACGGATGACACGCGACGATAGCGGGCCGAGTTACCGGTACGTGTACCGGATGCGGGACGCCGACGCACTCGCAGACGAGATGCACAGATTACTGTCTGCTTGGTACGTCCGGATGGATGAACGCATCGGGGAGTTCGCTCGGCAGTCGGCCTGA
- a CDS encoding NAD(P)/FAD-dependent oxidoreductase encodes MSEQVRDVVIAGSGVAGLSAAVYAARADLNPLVLEGDEPGGQLTLTTDVENYLGFPDGVGGMELVQQGKEQAERFGAEFQYGSIESATFDSQPKELSLSTGETLRTRALIVATGASARWVGADGETALMGNGLSTCATCDGAFHRGDDVVIVGGGDSAMEEALFLAKFADTVTVLHRRDDLRASEIMATRARENDAIEFAWNTELVALHGSSEEGVTGATVVSHPDGYPAAKYADGVDVEVSEIAVGGVFYAIGHEPNTDFLRDTPVELDDSGYVLTADADESWATTETAVDGVFAAGDVMDHAYQQAITAAGMGSMAALDAEEWLNSQLAAASETAASVPAEADD; translated from the coding sequence ATGAGCGAGCAGGTAAGGGACGTGGTAATCGCTGGCTCCGGCGTGGCGGGACTCTCCGCCGCGGTGTACGCGGCGCGGGCCGACCTCAACCCCCTCGTCCTCGAAGGCGACGAACCCGGCGGCCAGTTGACACTGACGACAGACGTCGAGAACTACCTCGGCTTCCCCGACGGCGTGGGCGGGATGGAACTCGTCCAGCAGGGCAAAGAACAGGCCGAGCGATTCGGTGCCGAGTTCCAGTACGGGAGCATCGAATCGGCCACATTCGATAGCCAACCGAAGGAGCTCTCGCTTTCGACCGGTGAGACGCTTCGCACTCGTGCCCTCATCGTCGCGACCGGTGCCAGCGCCCGCTGGGTCGGTGCGGACGGCGAGACGGCGTTGATGGGGAACGGGCTGTCGACGTGTGCGACCTGTGACGGCGCGTTCCACCGCGGCGACGACGTGGTAATCGTCGGCGGCGGTGATAGCGCGATGGAGGAAGCGCTCTTCCTCGCGAAGTTCGCCGACACCGTGACCGTGCTGCATCGTCGTGACGACCTTCGAGCGTCGGAGATTATGGCGACCCGTGCCCGCGAGAACGACGCCATCGAGTTCGCATGGAACACCGAACTTGTCGCGCTCCACGGGTCATCCGAGGAAGGCGTGACCGGTGCGACTGTCGTGTCTCATCCCGACGGGTATCCGGCGGCGAAGTACGCCGATGGTGTCGACGTCGAAGTATCTGAAATCGCTGTCGGCGGCGTCTTCTACGCTATCGGCCACGAACCCAACACGGACTTCCTCAGAGACACGCCGGTCGAACTCGACGACAGCGGGTACGTTCTGACCGCTGACGCGGACGAGTCGTGGGCGACGACGGAGACGGCCGTCGATGGCGTCTTCGCCGCCGGTGACGTGATGGACCACGCCTATCAACAGGCCATCACCGCCGCCGGGATGGGGAGTATGGCCGCGTTAGACGCTGAGGAGTGGCTCAACTCACAGCTGGCGGCGGCCTCTGAGACAGCGGCATCGGTCCCAGCGGAGGCAGATGACTGA
- the trxA gene encoding thioredoxin, whose product MTTDSAPTANSTAPSEPVHIESQAALDDAVADHDVVLTDFYADWCGPCKMLEPVVETLAAETDAAVAKVDVDANQQLAAAYGVRGVPTLVLFAGGEQVEEIVGVQSEDQLRSLIERYTE is encoded by the coding sequence ATGACAACTGATTCAGCACCCACCGCAAATAGCACCGCTCCGAGCGAACCGGTCCACATCGAGAGCCAGGCAGCACTCGACGACGCTGTTGCCGACCATGACGTCGTCCTCACGGACTTCTACGCCGATTGGTGTGGTCCGTGTAAGATGCTCGAACCAGTCGTGGAAACGCTCGCCGCTGAAACGGACGCCGCAGTCGCGAAGGTAGACGTCGACGCCAATCAGCAACTCGCGGCCGCCTACGGCGTTCGTGGGGTCCCGACGCTCGTCCTGTTCGCTGGCGGTGAGCAGGTCGAGGAAATCGTCGGCGTCCAGAGCGAAGACCAGTTGCGGTCCCTCATCGAGAGGTACACCGAGTAG
- a CDS encoding DsrE/DsrF/DrsH-like family protein: MSTDASSTGDSESMSEAQLQARIEELEETVADLEADDDQKKMTIVATQGTFDMAYPPLILASTAAAFGWDVVVFHTFWGLDILHEEKSRNLQLSAVGNPNMPMPNALAALPGMDRMATRMMEKRIDDNGTATIDELIELSLDQGVDLQACQMTIELMDYDEDDFYDDVTVGVGAATALQHMAESDIQLLV; encoded by the coding sequence ATGAGTACAGACGCATCCTCGACCGGCGACAGCGAGTCGATGAGCGAGGCGCAACTGCAGGCTCGCATCGAAGAACTCGAGGAAACGGTCGCCGACCTGGAGGCCGACGACGACCAGAAGAAGATGACCATCGTCGCGACGCAGGGGACGTTCGACATGGCGTATCCGCCCCTCATCCTCGCCAGCACCGCGGCCGCGTTCGGCTGGGACGTGGTCGTGTTCCACACGTTCTGGGGCTTAGATATCCTCCACGAGGAGAAGTCCCGGAATCTCCAGCTGTCGGCCGTCGGTAATCCGAACATGCCGATGCCGAACGCGCTGGCGGCACTGCCCGGGATGGACCGGATGGCGACGCGCATGATGGAAAAGCGCATCGACGACAACGGGACGGCGACGATCGACGAACTCATCGAGCTGTCGCTGGACCAGGGTGTCGACCTCCAGGCCTGCCAGATGACTATCGAGCTGATGGACTACGACGAGGACGACTTCTACGACGATGTCACCGTCGGCGTCGGCGCGGCCACTGCGCTCCAGCACATGGCCGAGTCCGACATCCAACTGCTCGTCTGA
- a CDS encoding D-2-hydroxyacid dehydrogenase yields MTDTAPDVLVLRNKSHGLEARDYADLLVERLPNHDVRLATTTAEERTLIKHATVVSGVDIDEDLLRHAQDLQLFAGTAAGYNHLPLDTLSKMDVAVTNASGIHAPNIAEQVMGYILLYSRRLREGLARQERSEWRHYQAEELMGSTVTIVGLGSLGTAITERLSGFHVDTIGVRYTPAKGGPTDEVIGFDQPDLESALARTDYLIVAAPLTDTTRGLLSEEEFMTLPSDAFVVNVGRGQIIDTDALVTALRKNHIDGAALDVTDPEPLPSDHPLWDFENVLITPHNAGHSPKHWDRLATIVAENVATLTETGRVGSLENLVQS; encoded by the coding sequence ATGACCGACACTGCACCCGACGTTCTCGTCTTACGAAACAAGTCACACGGGTTGGAAGCGCGTGACTACGCCGACTTGCTCGTGGAACGGTTACCAAATCACGACGTACGGCTCGCGACGACGACTGCCGAAGAACGAACGCTGATCAAACACGCGACCGTTGTCTCCGGTGTCGATATAGATGAAGACTTGCTGAGACACGCACAGGACTTGCAGCTGTTCGCTGGTACCGCGGCAGGTTACAATCACTTGCCACTCGACACGCTTTCAAAGATGGACGTCGCAGTGACCAACGCCTCAGGTATTCACGCACCCAACATTGCAGAACAGGTGATGGGCTATATCCTATTGTACTCACGGCGACTTCGTGAGGGACTTGCTCGTCAGGAGCGTAGCGAGTGGCGTCACTACCAGGCTGAGGAACTGATGGGGAGTACCGTCACCATTGTCGGCCTGGGTTCCCTTGGAACCGCTATCACTGAACGCCTGTCGGGTTTCCACGTCGATACGATCGGCGTCCGGTACACACCCGCGAAAGGTGGGCCGACGGACGAAGTCATCGGATTCGATCAACCAGACCTCGAATCCGCTCTCGCTCGGACTGACTACCTCATCGTCGCAGCACCATTGACGGACACGACACGAGGACTGCTCTCCGAGGAGGAGTTCATGACGCTCCCGTCCGATGCATTCGTGGTCAACGTCGGCCGTGGACAGATTATCGATACCGACGCACTCGTGACCGCGCTTCGGAAGAACCACATCGACGGCGCTGCCCTCGACGTCACTGATCCCGAACCACTCCCCAGCGACCATCCGCTCTGGGACTTCGAAAACGTTCTCATCACACCGCACAACGCAGGACATAGCCCGAAACACTGGGATCGGTTAGCCACGATCGTCGCCGAAAACGTCGCCACGCTCACAGAGACAGGCCGTGTCGGCTCACTGGAGAACCTCGTTCAATCGTAG
- a CDS encoding sulfurtransferase TusA family protein, producing the protein MSEAFDIAETLDVKGVSCPMPVVKTKQAIDDLAEGSILEVLATDSGSMSDIEGWAEGTSGVQLLEQVEDGDVYKHYIEKTA; encoded by the coding sequence ATGAGTGAAGCATTCGACATCGCGGAGACGCTCGACGTGAAAGGTGTATCGTGCCCAATGCCAGTCGTGAAGACCAAACAGGCGATAGACGACCTCGCCGAGGGATCGATACTGGAGGTCCTCGCCACTGACAGCGGTAGCATGAGCGACATCGAGGGCTGGGCCGAAGGGACCAGCGGCGTGCAACTCCTCGAACAGGTCGAGGACGGCGACGTGTACAAACACTACATCGAGAAGACCGCCTAA
- a CDS encoding tryptophan 7-halogenase, whose amino-acid sequence MGNKIENVTVVGGGDAGLLAALALRRVNPHLSIEIVDDFEDPPTSVGQGTFQSIVPLLHDALGIDEARFLQEVRPVWKGSSYFRDWCGYEPFHYSFDIRSVKPEVDDPKSVESLYHYYQTGDMSTPAEGIVDHCKTPLVYAPSQDSYVMYPNMAYHLSIGRFNDFLRTVCTERDIDLINDRVTNVETNASGTWVERVDGESGVYDADLYVDSTGFSRHLVGELDAEYRSFDIPLDRAVTAQADIDITEIVPATVLDTGEYGWFWQIDTPEGRGMGYVYSSEYVSEEEALAEFESHRDEQLQGIAHHQFDSGFFEDTWVGNCVTTGNAQGFIEPLQATSLTTHLNTALRLSRRLAGRGHINDAAFRESYNRYVRGSWNSAYDFISIHYLFADGDNDFWEAMRSIPVSDRIREYIDYYDRNGFELFDSELVTEEGSQRGMLAFPTSSLYFVMRHMGAESSFYEDNDFTVSDEIKERWRQRNGYVEDLAEECLSYEQVYKSGVVDSFFRNERVFAQAAAPRS is encoded by the coding sequence ATGGGGAATAAAATAGAGAACGTCACGGTCGTCGGTGGCGGCGACGCTGGCCTCCTTGCCGCACTGGCACTTCGTAGGGTGAATCCGCACCTATCTATCGAGATTGTCGACGACTTTGAGGACCCTCCGACGAGCGTCGGTCAGGGAACGTTCCAGTCGATCGTCCCGCTGCTGCACGATGCGCTCGGGATCGACGAGGCGCGATTCCTCCAAGAAGTTCGACCAGTCTGGAAAGGGTCATCGTACTTCCGGGACTGGTGCGGTTACGAACCGTTCCACTACTCGTTCGACATCCGATCGGTGAAACCTGAAGTCGACGATCCAAAGTCAGTCGAATCGCTATACCACTATTATCAAACCGGAGATATGTCTACGCCTGCAGAAGGGATTGTCGACCACTGCAAGACACCACTGGTCTACGCACCCAGCCAGGACTCGTACGTCATGTATCCCAACATGGCGTATCACCTGAGCATCGGCCGGTTTAACGACTTTTTGCGGACAGTATGTACGGAGCGAGACATCGACCTTATCAACGACCGGGTGACGAACGTCGAGACGAACGCTTCGGGGACTTGGGTAGAACGCGTCGATGGTGAATCTGGCGTCTATGACGCAGACCTGTACGTCGACTCGACGGGATTCTCCCGCCATCTGGTCGGCGAACTCGACGCCGAGTACCGTAGTTTCGACATCCCGCTGGACAGGGCCGTCACCGCCCAAGCAGACATCGACATCACGGAAATCGTGCCGGCAACCGTCCTGGATACGGGCGAGTACGGTTGGTTCTGGCAGATCGATACGCCCGAAGGGAGGGGAATGGGCTACGTGTACAGTTCCGAATACGTCTCCGAGGAGGAGGCCCTCGCGGAGTTCGAGTCCCACCGCGACGAACAGCTCCAGGGAATTGCACATCACCAGTTCGACTCGGGGTTCTTCGAGGACACCTGGGTCGGGAACTGCGTCACGACGGGCAACGCCCAGGGGTTCATCGAACCGCTCCAGGCGACATCACTGACGACCCATCTGAACACTGCTCTCCGACTATCCCGTCGGCTCGCTGGCCGTGGCCACATCAACGATGCCGCGTTCAGGGAATCGTACAACAGATACGTCCGGGGGAGCTGGAACTCCGCCTACGACTTCATCAGCATCCATTATCTGTTCGCCGACGGCGACAACGACTTTTGGGAAGCGATGCGGTCGATCCCAGTGAGCGACCGCATCCGGGAATACATCGACTACTACGACCGCAACGGCTTCGAGCTGTTCGACTCTGAACTGGTGACCGAAGAGGGGTCACAGCGCGGGATGCTCGCGTTCCCGACGTCGAGTCTCTATTTCGTCATGCGACACATGGGTGCCGAATCCAGCTTTTACGAAGACAATGACTTCACGGTCAGCGACGAGATAAAAGAGCGCTGGCGACAGCGCAACGGCTACGTCGAGGACTTGGCCGAGGAGTGTCTCAGCTACGAGCAGGTGTACAAGTCCGGGGTGGTCGATTCATTCTTCCGCAACGAGCGGGTCTTCGCGCAGGCTGCGGCACCGCGTTCGTAG
- a CDS encoding MFS transporter, with protein MASIWFLAKFVRYTLPPLFPEFQAVYGVSNATLGLVYTTMMLVYALMQFPSGVLADKFSPPHVIVGGLVTAMSGVFFLSWPGSFLLLAGGMVLVGLGTGVHKTVAVAYLSQVYSERKGRSLGVLDTFGTTAGVAAPAAVVVLANTHGREVLFLGSGCVGLILAGVFLTRASTTPEAVSQPTDAASVADYIALFRNRRFSAFVVVSVTYAFTYNGIVAFLPLYLTESTPLNSTFATVLYGVLFAVSFVQLLTGDLSDRLGSLLVIAGTTLIALLGLVGILIGSTPVALGAAVAFFGVGAHGFRPVRGAYLVKVVPDSLAGGGLGAVRTILMGAGALSPAVVGYVSDSISFRVSFAVLLLSLVVTVVTAFGLLVTE; from the coding sequence ATGGCGTCTATCTGGTTTCTCGCGAAGTTCGTCCGCTACACACTCCCACCGTTGTTCCCGGAGTTCCAGGCAGTCTACGGCGTCTCCAACGCCACGCTCGGTCTCGTGTACACGACGATGATGCTCGTGTACGCATTGATGCAGTTTCCCTCTGGCGTCCTTGCAGACAAGTTCTCCCCGCCGCACGTCATCGTCGGCGGACTCGTCACTGCCATGAGTGGCGTGTTCTTTCTCTCCTGGCCTGGTTCTTTCTTACTCCTTGCTGGCGGGATGGTGCTCGTCGGACTGGGAACGGGTGTCCACAAAACCGTTGCTGTCGCCTATCTTTCCCAGGTTTACTCTGAGAGGAAAGGTCGGTCTTTGGGCGTTCTGGACACGTTCGGGACCACTGCTGGCGTCGCCGCTCCTGCAGCAGTCGTCGTTCTCGCGAACACCCACGGGCGGGAGGTACTGTTCCTCGGTAGTGGCTGTGTTGGCCTCATTCTCGCAGGAGTATTTCTCACTCGAGCGTCGACGACACCGGAGGCGGTTTCTCAGCCGACAGATGCCGCGTCGGTTGCTGACTACATCGCATTGTTTCGGAATCGACGGTTCAGTGCGTTCGTCGTCGTGTCTGTCACGTACGCGTTCACGTACAACGGCATTGTTGCGTTCCTCCCCCTCTATCTGACTGAGTCGACACCGCTCAATTCAACCTTCGCAACCGTACTATATGGGGTGTTGTTCGCGGTGAGTTTCGTCCAGCTACTCACAGGCGACCTCAGTGACCGGTTGGGGTCGTTGCTGGTCATCGCTGGAACAACACTGATAGCGCTCCTCGGGCTCGTAGGAATACTGATCGGTTCGACACCGGTGGCCCTCGGAGCTGCCGTCGCTTTCTTCGGCGTCGGCGCCCACGGCTTTCGTCCGGTCCGAGGGGCCTACCTCGTCAAAGTCGTCCCTGATTCTCTCGCTGGCGGTGGTTTAGGTGCGGTGAGGACAATTCTGATGGGGGCTGGTGCGCTTTCCCCCGCTGTCGTCGGGTACGTCTCCGACAGTATCTCGTTCCGCGTGTCGTTCGCAGTCCTGCTGCTTTCGCTCGTCGTCACAGTGGTTACCGCATTCGGATTGCTCGTCACTGAATGA
- a CDS encoding glycoside hydrolase family 2 TIM barrel-domain containing protein — protein MTDWINPEIIGRNRLAPHTDVLPFDDAATAREGNRPKSPWITSLNGDWRFNLSPTPSDSPDNFESPTFDVSDWDEIEVPRNWQTAGYGAPHYTNVVYPFPLDPPNVPTENPTGSYRRTFHVADDWDGRQIRLHFEGVDSAFHLWVNGERVGYSEGARLPAEFDVSDYVEPGENTVAVRVYKWTNGSYIEDQDMWWLSGIFREVYAYALPETHITDVDVRTDLDTDYVDADLSATVDLANVGDTTATSTVSATLRDEDDNAVVELDETTEIPTDKTSTVTLATTVTDPMKWTAETPACYTLELSLTDNEGDVTEVVAQTVGFRDVAIEDGQFLVNGEAITIRGVNRHDFHPDRGRNVPIETMRADVELMKRHNVNAVRTAHYPNDSRFYDLCDEYGLYVVDETDIECHGMELARDTPHISDADEWRDAYVDRMVRMVERDKNHPSVVIWSLGNESDFGENHVAMAEDTRERDPTRPIHYEPDTEQVVSDIVGPMYPPWEQLEAWAAEDEYDHPVIMCEYAHAMGNGPGNLREYWDMIYDNDRLQGGFVWDWLDQGLRQTTADGETWFAYGGDFGDEPNDANFNINGLVFPDRTPSPGLTEYRKVIEPVTLEAADLEQGAVSVANRYDFRGLDHLTASWRIEADGELVESGELNLPDVSAGERETVTVPFADTDRSDAEFLLTVTITYAGETPWAEAGHTVSTGQFELPDSGEPRMPSVGSGPLTCETTDGGIVVTGPEFEARFDDTTGVLDTLTYHGKQLLEAGPRVDLWRAPTDNDRGLPLDRTLLSRLTELSERGATLEPGAFRTIGFEQLWREHGLDSLQFRTDDVTQQRRSDGRVEITVHGRLAPPVFDHGFSTEQVYTFHDDGAVEIETTLEPEGDLSILPSLPRVGLDLTLPGDLETVTWYGRGPGESYVDSKQASLVGRYQDDVTAMHTPYVRPQANGNRADVRWARFTDGRGVGLHVTGDSLLHVTAHRYTTDDLEAAAHGHELPERDEISVSLDHTHCGLGTGSCGPATLDQYRVDPETFTFSVTLRPFVAQ, from the coding sequence ATGACGGACTGGATCAATCCGGAAATCATCGGTCGAAATAGGCTCGCACCGCATACTGATGTACTGCCGTTCGACGACGCGGCCACGGCTCGCGAAGGCAACCGTCCAAAGTCACCGTGGATTACATCGTTGAATGGTGACTGGCGGTTCAACCTATCTCCGACACCTTCTGACTCCCCTGATAACTTCGAATCCCCCACTTTCGATGTCAGTGATTGGGACGAAATCGAGGTCCCGCGGAACTGGCAGACCGCTGGCTATGGTGCGCCACACTACACGAACGTCGTCTACCCGTTCCCGCTCGACCCGCCGAACGTCCCGACAGAGAACCCCACAGGGTCCTACCGCCGGACGTTCCACGTCGCGGATGATTGGGACGGCCGTCAGATTCGCCTGCATTTCGAAGGCGTCGACTCGGCCTTCCATCTGTGGGTCAACGGCGAGCGGGTCGGCTACAGTGAGGGGGCACGCCTCCCTGCCGAGTTCGATGTGAGCGACTACGTCGAACCCGGCGAGAACACCGTCGCAGTCCGCGTCTACAAGTGGACCAACGGTAGTTACATCGAGGACCAAGATATGTGGTGGCTCAGCGGTATCTTCCGGGAGGTGTACGCCTACGCCCTTCCCGAGACCCACATCACTGACGTGGACGTGCGCACCGACCTCGATACCGACTACGTTGACGCTGACCTCAGTGCGACCGTTGACCTTGCCAACGTCGGCGATACTACTGCGACCAGTACTGTTTCGGCGACGCTGCGGGATGAAGACGACAACGCCGTCGTCGAGCTAGATGAAACCACAGAGATTCCAACAGACAAGACGTCGACGGTGACACTCGCAACGACGGTCACCGACCCCATGAAGTGGACAGCCGAGACGCCAGCCTGTTACACACTGGAACTGTCACTGACTGACAACGAGGGGGACGTCACCGAAGTCGTCGCCCAGACAGTCGGGTTCCGCGACGTCGCGATTGAGGACGGTCAGTTCCTCGTCAACGGCGAGGCAATCACGATTCGCGGGGTCAATCGCCACGATTTCCATCCGGACCGAGGTCGAAACGTCCCCATCGAGACGATGCGTGCGGACGTCGAGTTGATGAAACGGCACAACGTCAACGCCGTACGAACCGCCCATTACCCGAACGACTCCCGGTTCTACGACCTGTGTGACGAGTACGGTCTGTACGTCGTCGACGAGACGGACATCGAGTGCCACGGGATGGAACTCGCACGCGATACGCCCCACATCAGCGACGCGGACGAGTGGCGAGACGCCTACGTCGACAGAATGGTCCGCATGGTCGAGCGCGACAAGAATCACCCGAGTGTCGTGATCTGGTCGCTGGGCAATGAGTCCGACTTCGGCGAGAATCACGTCGCGATGGCCGAGGACACGCGCGAGCGTGACCCGACCCGACCAATCCACTATGAACCGGATACCGAGCAGGTCGTCTCGGACATCGTCGGACCGATGTACCCGCCGTGGGAGCAACTCGAAGCGTGGGCTGCCGAAGACGAGTACGACCACCCGGTCATCATGTGTGAGTACGCGCATGCGATGGGCAATGGTCCTGGTAATCTCCGAGAGTACTGGGACATGATCTACGACAACGACCGCCTGCAGGGTGGGTTCGTCTGGGACTGGCTTGATCAGGGCCTGCGCCAGACGACGGCCGACGGCGAGACGTGGTTCGCCTACGGCGGTGACTTCGGCGACGAGCCTAACGACGCGAACTTCAACATCAACGGACTGGTGTTCCCCGACCGTACGCCATCGCCTGGTCTCACCGAATACAGGAAGGTCATCGAGCCAGTGACACTGGAGGCCGCTGATCTCGAACAGGGAGCAGTGAGCGTCGCAAACCGCTACGATTTCCGCGGCCTCGACCACCTCACGGCCTCGTGGCGCATCGAAGCCGACGGCGAACTCGTCGAGAGTGGTGAACTCAACCTCCCGGACGTATCAGCCGGCGAGCGTGAGACGGTCACCGTCCCGTTCGCTGACACCGACCGAAGCGACGCCGAATTCCTGCTGACCGTCACAATCACGTACGCGGGCGAGACACCGTGGGCCGAAGCGGGCCACACCGTCTCGACAGGGCAGTTCGAACTCCCCGACAGCGGCGAGCCACGGATGCCGTCCGTCGGCAGCGGCCCGCTCACCTGCGAGACTACCGATGGCGGCATCGTGGTCACGGGTCCGGAGTTCGAAGCCCGTTTCGACGACACAACGGGTGTCCTCGACACGCTGACCTACCACGGAAAGCAACTCCTCGAAGCCGGTCCGCGCGTCGACCTGTGGCGTGCCCCGACGGACAACGACCGGGGGCTGCCACTCGACAGGACGCTCCTGTCTCGACTCACGGAGCTGTCTGAACGCGGAGCGACGCTCGAACCCGGTGCGTTTCGCACCATCGGATTCGAGCAACTCTGGCGCGAGCACGGACTTGACAGCCTCCAGTTCCGAACCGACGACGTCACCCAACAGAGACGCAGCGATGGCCGCGTCGAGATAACCGTCCACGGACGCCTCGCACCGCCCGTGTTCGACCACGGATTCAGCACTGAACAGGTGTATACGTTCCACGACGACGGGGCCGTCGAGATAGAGACGACGCTCGAACCGGAAGGGGATCTCTCGATTCTGCCGTCACTGCCACGGGTCGGTCTCGATCTGACACTCCCGGGAGACCTAGAGACCGTTACATGGTACGGTCGTGGCCCCGGAGAATCTTACGTCGATAGTAAACAGGCCTCACTCGTCGGCCGATATCAAGACGACGTGACTGCCATGCATACGCCGTACGTCCGCCCGCAGGCCAACGGCAACCGGGCGGACGTGCGCTGGGCGAGGTTCACCGACGGCCGCGGTGTTGGTCTCCACGTTACTGGCGACTCGCTCCTCCACGTGACTGCCCACCGCTATACGACCGACGATCTGGAAGCGGCTGCCCATGGCCACGAACTCCCCGAACGCGACGAGATTTCGGTGTCACTCGACCACACCCACTGCGGGTTGGGAACCGGGAGCTGTGGGCCGGCGACGCTCGACCAGTACCGCGTCGACCCTGAGACGTTCACGTTCTCCGTCACACTCCGTCCGTTCGTCGCACAGTAG
- a CDS encoding YgaP family membrane protein, translating into MDRNVGSTDKTARILLGALAGLVSLSILASAVSLPAILAPVLGLASVILLGTGFSGFCGLYRLLGVDTCSVDAR; encoded by the coding sequence ATGGACCGTAATGTTGGTTCGACAGACAAGACTGCGAGAATTCTTCTCGGTGCCCTCGCGGGCCTCGTCTCGCTTAGCATACTTGCCAGCGCCGTTTCACTGCCAGCGATACTCGCGCCGGTGCTCGGACTCGCCTCGGTGATACTGCTGGGCACCGGCTTCAGCGGATTCTGTGGGCTATACAGACTCCTGGGTGTTGACACATGTTCCGTCGACGCCCGGTGA